One Rosa chinensis cultivar Old Blush chromosome 5, RchiOBHm-V2, whole genome shotgun sequence genomic region harbors:
- the LOC112165842 gene encoding dof zinc finger protein DOF1.4 produces MLMDQQKMVLISSTTNDWPQIDDDDDQNHKGVMGSTTAVGASRLMEKPGQEQLQQQQQALKCPRCDSSNTKFCYYNNYSLSQPRHFCKACKRYWTRGGTLRNVPVGGGCRKNKRVKRPSSSSAVDNGASSSASSAPNSGNSNSNPNAQQNHPQIDLASNSNHHMNQLFYGLGSNQPDHMGINPFTTSGFDQFSALGLGFGDQRFNPAATSKQIQDLVAANSLHSSDHSIFNSTSYSTAPTMASVLASKFINGGFKDVRGNNNQYFQNLLPFEDLQIAAAGNGGGQAVKEVKVEDGGQSRMGWSTNHQANTEQMGLSSDPTLYWSSSNLGANNWHDPANLGSSVSSLI; encoded by the coding sequence ATCGACGACGATGATGATCAGAACCACAAGGGCGTGATGGGTTCTACAACGGCGGTAGGAGCTTCTAGATTGATGGAAAAACCGGGCCAAGAGCAACTTCAACAGCAGCAACAAGCCCTTAAATGTCCTCGATGTGATTCTTCCAACACCAAGTTCTGTTACTACAACAATTACAGCTTGTCTCAGCCCAGACACTTCTGCAAGGCCTGCAAGCGCTACTGGACCAGAGGCGGCACGCTTAGAAATGTTCCGGTCGGCGGTGGGTGTAGAAAGAACAAGCGCGTGAAAAGACCTAGCTCGAGCTCAGCCGTGGATAATGGAGCTTCTTCTTCCGCTTCTTCGGCTCCGAACAGTGGTAACTCAAACTCGAATCCCAACGCACAACAAAACCATCCTCAGATCGACTTGGCCTCGAACTCGAATCATCATATGAATCAGCTGTTTTACGGGTTAGGTAGTAACCAACCTGATCACATGGGGATTAATCCGTTTACTACATCCGGGTTTGATCAGTTCAGTGCTCTCGGGTTAGGGTTTGGTGATCAAAGGTTTAATCCGGCGGCAACCAGCAAGCAAATCCAAGATCTTGTGGCCGCGAATTCGCTTCATTCTTCCGATCATTCCATTTTTAATTCCACATCTTATAGCACAGCTCCAACTATGGCCTCTGTTCTCGCTTCCAAGTTCATCAACGGTGGGTTTAAGGATGTCAGAGGGAATAATAATCAGTATTTCCAGAACTTGCTGCCGTTTGAGGATCTTCAGATAGCAGCAGCTGGCAACGGCGGCGGCCAGGCGGTGAAGGAAGTGAAAGTAGAAGATGGTGGACAAAGCAGGATGGGGTGGAGTACTAATCACCAGGCTAATACAGAGCAAATGGGACTCTCATCGGATCCTACTCTTTACTGGAGCTCGTCGAATCTCGGAGCTAATAATTGGCATGATCCGGCGAATCTTGGGTCGTCGGTCTCTTCTctgatctaa